Proteins found in one Herbiconiux sp. A18JL235 genomic segment:
- a CDS encoding Asp23/Gls24 family envelope stress response protein: MTDPARAALDCGKTVEELSLYLAEGRTPPDTEIETCPDCLNALENLARLGGLSRELLRHDSDSLAPASDRWIDRLMTAVHDELRAGRDIPIQHPDPRVHITVSEGAVRALLRAVGDEVSGVHVTRTRIDGDVETPGAPVTVSIAIAAEWGRPLQELAEAVRTEVFDALVRHTDLTVTAIDVTVDELYADPTGKDPS; encoded by the coding sequence ATGACCGACCCCGCCCGCGCCGCCCTCGACTGCGGCAAGACCGTCGAGGAGCTGAGCCTCTACCTCGCCGAGGGCCGCACCCCGCCCGACACCGAGATCGAGACCTGCCCCGACTGCCTCAACGCGCTCGAGAACCTCGCCCGCCTCGGTGGTCTGTCCCGGGAGCTGCTGCGGCATGACAGCGACAGCCTCGCGCCCGCCTCCGACCGGTGGATCGACCGCCTCATGACAGCCGTGCACGACGAACTGCGCGCGGGCCGCGACATCCCCATCCAGCACCCCGACCCGCGCGTGCACATCACGGTGAGCGAGGGTGCGGTGCGCGCCCTGCTCAGGGCAGTCGGCGACGAGGTCTCGGGGGTGCACGTCACCCGCACGCGCATCGACGGCGACGTCGAGACGCCGGGGGCGCCGGTGACCGTGTCGATCGCCATCGCCGCGGAATGGGGCCGGCCCCTGCAGGAACTGGCGGAGGCGGTGCGCACCGAGGTCTTCGACGCCCTGGTGCGTCACACCGACCTCACCGTCACCGCGATCGACGTCACCGTCGACGAGCTCTACGCCGACCCCACCGGAAAGGACCCGTCATGA
- a CDS encoding RNA polymerase sigma factor, with translation MHQLTDGALASRAADGDPEAFRQLIVRHSSLLRAYVIRIVRSTAEADDVVQEAFLIAWRRLPELRDPEAVKSWLMRIASREAFSHLRHRAADMPLDHVVERPSPTLQPESCVVHDLQLKALATALDRLPEAQRQSWLLREMAGLGYAEIAEELCVPVSTVRGMIARARASILVQMEAWR, from the coding sequence GTGCACCAGCTCACCGACGGCGCTCTCGCATCCCGGGCCGCCGACGGCGACCCGGAGGCCTTTCGGCAGCTCATCGTCCGGCACTCCTCGCTTCTGCGCGCCTACGTCATCCGCATCGTGAGGTCGACGGCCGAGGCCGACGACGTGGTGCAGGAGGCCTTCCTCATCGCGTGGCGGCGGCTGCCGGAGCTGCGCGACCCCGAGGCCGTGAAATCCTGGCTGATGCGCATCGCGAGCCGCGAGGCGTTCAGCCACCTGAGACACCGGGCCGCCGACATGCCGCTCGATCACGTCGTGGAAAGACCCTCCCCCACCCTTCAGCCTGAGTCGTGCGTGGTTCACGACCTGCAGCTGAAGGCCCTCGCCACTGCGCTCGACCGGCTGCCCGAGGCCCAACGGCAGAGCTGGCTGCTGCGCGAGATGGCGGGCCTCGGCTACGCCGAGATCGCGGAGGAGCTGTGCGTGCCCGTCAGCACTGTTCGCGGCATGATCGCCCGGGCCAGGGCGAGCATCCTGGTGCAGATGGAGGCGTGGCGATGA
- a CDS encoding DUF4190 domain-containing protein, whose amino-acid sequence MTTPPPADPVGKPRLNVVGLVSLIVALAGIGFALVPAVAPVGWALIAVGLVLGIVAMSLRGRSRGLAIAGLAVSALGIVVAGVVIVVSLIGSAQTFPSPFPSATTSREESPAASTGDDPSGSIDDPLPLGTPLELEGWTYTIDDVDADADASTVEAQMTASGNYFVPLAAGQKYIVMSYSITNDGDAPAYPAEVVTTPVSTDDDDLNVDLPRYVLDDTSLLPPGDTRMLSVAFLVPEDSQPLLRVTPNIVADPVYLQP is encoded by the coding sequence ATGACCACTCCGCCCCCGGCAGACCCCGTCGGCAAGCCGCGCCTGAACGTCGTCGGACTCGTCTCGCTGATCGTCGCCCTCGCCGGAATCGGCTTCGCCCTGGTGCCCGCCGTGGCTCCTGTGGGCTGGGCGCTCATCGCGGTGGGGCTCGTGCTCGGCATCGTGGCGATGTCGCTGCGCGGGCGGAGCCGGGGGCTCGCCATCGCCGGGCTCGCGGTGTCGGCGCTCGGGATCGTCGTGGCGGGCGTGGTGATCGTGGTGTCACTGATCGGGTCGGCCCAGACCTTCCCGTCGCCCTTCCCGTCGGCGACGACGTCGCGCGAGGAGAGCCCCGCTGCGAGCACCGGCGACGATCCGTCCGGCAGCATCGACGACCCGCTTCCGCTCGGCACCCCTCTCGAGCTCGAGGGCTGGACGTACACGATCGACGACGTCGACGCCGACGCCGACGCCTCGACGGTCGAGGCGCAGATGACCGCGTCGGGCAACTACTTCGTGCCGCTCGCGGCCGGGCAGAAGTACATCGTGATGAGCTACTCGATCACGAACGACGGCGACGCACCCGCCTACCCCGCCGAGGTGGTGACCACCCCCGTCTCGACCGACGACGACGACCTCAACGTCGACCTCCCCCGCTACGTGCTCGACGACACCAGCCTGCTGCCGCCCGGTGACACCCGGATGCTCTCGGTCGCCTTCCTCGTGCCCGAGGACTCCCAGCCGCTCCTGCGCGTCACCCCGAACATCGTCGCCGACCCCGTCTACCTGCAGCCGTAG
- a CDS encoding HAD-IIA family hydrolase, whose amino-acid sequence MSRRDEIECWLTDMDGVLVHENHPIPGAAELLQQWRDENKPYLVLTNNSIFTPRDLSARLRASGLEVPEEFIWTSALATAAFLKDQMPGGSAFVIGEAGITTALHEAGFIMTETAPDYVVIGETRNYSFEAITKAIRLIGQGSRFIVTNPDATGPSAEGPLPATGAIAALITKATGKEPYVVGKPNPMMFRSAMNRIGAHSENTGMIGDRMDTDVVAGIEAGLHTILVLTGISDQAEIAKYPFRPDEIIDSVADLLSNELIETEL is encoded by the coding sequence ATGTCACGCCGCGACGAGATCGAATGCTGGCTCACCGATATGGACGGTGTGCTGGTGCACGAGAACCACCCCATCCCCGGGGCGGCCGAGCTGCTTCAGCAGTGGCGCGACGAGAACAAGCCGTACCTGGTGCTCACGAACAATTCCATCTTCACGCCGCGCGATCTGAGTGCGCGGCTACGCGCATCCGGCCTCGAGGTGCCGGAGGAGTTCATCTGGACCAGCGCGCTCGCCACCGCCGCCTTTCTCAAAGACCAGATGCCGGGCGGCAGTGCCTTCGTCATCGGCGAGGCCGGCATCACGACGGCTCTGCACGAGGCCGGCTTCATCATGACCGAGACGGCACCCGACTACGTCGTGATCGGCGAGACCCGCAACTACTCCTTCGAGGCGATCACGAAGGCCATCCGTCTCATCGGGCAGGGCTCGCGGTTCATCGTCACGAATCCGGATGCGACGGGGCCGAGCGCTGAAGGCCCGCTTCCGGCGACGGGGGCGATCGCCGCCCTCATCACGAAGGCCACGGGCAAGGAACCGTACGTCGTCGGCAAGCCGAACCCGATGATGTTCCGCTCGGCGATGAACCGCATCGGGGCGCACTCGGAGAACACCGGCATGATCGGCGATCGCATGGACACCGACGTGGTGGCCGGCATCGAGGCGGGGCTGCACACCATCCTCGTGCTCACCGGCATCAGCGACCAGGCCGAGATCGCCAAGTACCCGTTCCGGCCCGACGAGATCATCGACTCGGTCGCCGACCTGCTCTCGAACGAGCTCATCGAGACCGAACTCTGA
- a CDS encoding LacI family DNA-binding transcriptional regulator, with translation MADSTQSPTGRNGVVKIRDVAARAGVSVGTVSNVLNRPDYVSDENRVKVQRAMSELGFIRNDLARQLRQKQSRTYGLITLSLTNPFFGEVAHAAQAQAERDGFTVLVGSSDFSPEREDRYIELFELQQVRGLMIAPNSGVSERLQAMRRRGVPIVLFDSVGRHEGFSAVFLDGVEGGRLAGEHLIRSGRRRLLFTGGPLAQVSDRLAGVSDAVTKAEGVSLQVIETSDMTVSDGLSVGLQIVGLPEALRPDGVFAANDQMAFGIIQALTQAGLEVPAAIGVIGYDDIPFAATGTVPLTTVRQPVEEIATAAVTLLHEQAELGSAFSPQTVRLQPELILRRSA, from the coding sequence ATGGCCGACTCGACGCAATCTCCGACGGGGCGCAACGGTGTGGTGAAGATTCGGGACGTCGCCGCTCGCGCGGGCGTCTCGGTAGGCACCGTCTCCAACGTTCTGAACCGACCTGACTATGTGTCGGACGAGAATCGCGTCAAAGTCCAGCGTGCTATGTCAGAGCTGGGCTTCATTCGCAATGACCTGGCGCGCCAATTGCGTCAGAAGCAGAGCCGCACGTACGGCTTGATCACGTTGTCGTTGACGAACCCCTTTTTCGGAGAGGTAGCCCACGCTGCTCAGGCGCAGGCCGAGCGTGACGGTTTCACCGTGCTGGTGGGTAGCAGCGACTTCAGCCCCGAGCGTGAAGACCGGTACATCGAGCTGTTCGAGCTGCAGCAGGTGCGCGGACTCATGATCGCCCCGAACAGCGGGGTCTCCGAGCGTCTCCAGGCGATGAGACGCCGGGGCGTACCGATTGTGTTGTTCGACAGCGTAGGACGGCACGAGGGGTTCTCGGCCGTCTTCTTGGACGGAGTCGAAGGTGGCCGGCTCGCGGGTGAGCATCTCATTCGTTCTGGCCGCCGACGGCTGCTGTTCACCGGTGGCCCCCTGGCGCAGGTGTCAGACCGCCTCGCCGGCGTCAGTGATGCGGTGACCAAGGCTGAAGGGGTCAGCCTTCAGGTGATCGAGACTTCTGACATGACCGTCTCAGACGGGTTGTCGGTCGGATTGCAGATCGTGGGACTTCCGGAAGCGCTCCGGCCCGACGGGGTGTTCGCGGCAAACGACCAGATGGCCTTCGGCATCATTCAAGCGCTGACCCAGGCCGGCCTCGAGGTTCCTGCGGCGATAGGAGTGATCGGCTACGACGACATCCCCTTCGCCGCCACCGGAACCGTTCCTCTGACGACGGTGCGCCAGCCTGTCGAGGAGATCGCGACCGCTGCGGTGACCTTGCTCCATGAACAGGCCGAGCTCGGCTCTGCATTCAGCCCGCAGACGGTGCGATTGCAGCCTGAGCTCATCCTCCGACGCAGTGCCTGA
- a CDS encoding family 78 glycoside hydrolase catalytic domain — MTDGQVAFSLLCDQLVEPTGVAGAVWLSWSLSNAADSAPEAVRVRVWRDGTRSAVDAWESEWMTPLTAGIRHGEDSLISNTRYAWSVEVRSSDGSSTRTSSVFLTGLVGAGRWQAQWIASGPQSVVRADPPSDDGLSYAVRYLPPTPYFRHEFTVRRDLERAVVHVTARGVYELFANGERVGDRELEPGWTDYSDRVEYQTYDITDALRVGPNAFGATVAAGWWHGYVGFDRRRQAEHYGAEPELLVQAHLCYSDGSEDVVASGEGWASSEGPIRFADLLMGQYVDDRVDLGDWTLPGGADSSWVPVRARDIGSSIPTSTPRPPIRAIEHRAGRIVHSEPDRILVDFGQNLVGRLNVTVSSLERGGSITIRHGETITPEGDLYVDNLRTAEATDRFVSSGRSATFAPTFTSHGFRFAELIGDVAALTDRDIEAVSVRSDNREVGTLTLNDEGLDQLHSNIVWGLRSNMVSIPTDCPQRDERLGWLADAQVFLPSAAYNANVSAFLTSWLRDVRYTQDDDGAFADVAPRLRLPQQAAPGWGDAGVIVPWTLYRLYGDIRVLQDSFESMLAWIGHIDRHNPDHLWRHAAGLNYGDWLGVEEETDRELLATAYFARSLELTAAAADVLHATSEAARLRALRLEVVDAFRREFLDSSTGVLRSDTQTAYCLALAFDLINPGELPLVASRLVDAVERRGPALTTGFIGVALLLPTLSLIGRSDLAWALARRREYPSWLYSVDHGATTIWERWDGWTTTDGFQSAQMNSFNHYSLGSIDEWFYAYAAGIRQSRNSLAFADLEMEPAVDAAVGHVAASFESPRGLIRSEWSYDGSTLEWDIELPPSCSATIVLAVSPRERVLLNGVELTLTAVETEPPLAAPLAGASPRYRWRVDPGRHRVTRLVT, encoded by the coding sequence ATGACCGATGGCCAGGTCGCCTTCTCGCTGCTCTGCGATCAGCTCGTGGAGCCCACCGGTGTGGCTGGCGCTGTCTGGCTATCGTGGTCGTTGAGCAACGCCGCCGACTCGGCTCCCGAAGCCGTACGAGTGCGGGTGTGGCGAGATGGCACGCGGTCTGCGGTCGACGCCTGGGAGAGTGAGTGGATGACTCCCCTCACCGCCGGGATCCGGCACGGGGAGGATTCGCTCATCTCGAATACGCGTTATGCGTGGAGCGTCGAGGTGCGCAGTTCCGACGGGTCCTCCACCAGGACGTCGTCGGTGTTCCTGACCGGGTTGGTCGGGGCAGGCCGATGGCAAGCACAGTGGATCGCCAGCGGGCCTCAGTCCGTGGTGCGCGCCGACCCACCCTCCGACGACGGGTTGTCGTACGCAGTACGGTATCTGCCCCCGACGCCGTATTTCCGGCACGAATTCACGGTGCGGCGTGACCTGGAACGAGCCGTGGTGCATGTGACGGCTCGAGGCGTCTACGAGCTGTTCGCAAACGGCGAGCGAGTCGGCGACCGGGAGCTGGAGCCTGGCTGGACCGACTATTCCGATCGCGTCGAGTACCAGACCTACGACATCACGGACGCGCTCCGCGTCGGCCCGAACGCCTTCGGTGCAACTGTCGCCGCAGGTTGGTGGCACGGGTATGTCGGCTTCGATCGCCGTAGACAGGCGGAGCACTACGGTGCCGAGCCGGAGCTGCTCGTACAAGCCCACCTCTGTTACTCCGATGGGTCGGAGGATGTCGTGGCAAGCGGCGAAGGGTGGGCCAGCTCCGAGGGGCCCATCCGCTTCGCGGACCTCCTCATGGGTCAGTACGTCGACGACCGGGTGGACCTGGGGGACTGGACCCTTCCGGGCGGTGCCGACTCATCGTGGGTGCCGGTGCGCGCCCGAGACATCGGATCCAGCATTCCTACGTCCACGCCACGCCCACCCATCCGGGCCATCGAACACAGGGCCGGCAGGATCGTGCACTCCGAGCCTGATCGCATCCTCGTCGACTTCGGACAGAACCTCGTGGGCAGGCTGAACGTCACCGTGTCGTCACTCGAACGCGGAGGTTCGATAACCATCAGGCATGGCGAGACGATCACACCGGAAGGTGACCTCTACGTCGACAACCTCCGCACCGCTGAGGCCACGGATCGGTTCGTCTCCAGCGGCCGCTCGGCGACGTTCGCGCCGACGTTCACCAGTCACGGATTCCGCTTCGCGGAACTGATCGGGGATGTGGCCGCACTCACCGATCGGGATATAGAAGCAGTCTCCGTCAGAAGCGACAATCGCGAGGTCGGCACCCTCACCCTGAATGACGAGGGTCTGGATCAGCTTCACTCCAACATCGTCTGGGGGCTTCGAAGCAACATGGTGAGCATCCCGACCGACTGCCCGCAACGCGACGAGCGCCTCGGCTGGCTTGCCGATGCCCAGGTCTTTCTGCCCAGCGCCGCCTACAACGCCAATGTCTCCGCTTTCCTCACCAGCTGGTTGCGCGACGTGCGGTACACGCAGGACGACGACGGGGCTTTCGCCGACGTCGCCCCACGTCTGCGTCTACCCCAGCAAGCAGCCCCTGGCTGGGGCGACGCGGGTGTCATCGTGCCGTGGACTCTCTACCGCCTGTACGGTGACATTCGAGTTCTGCAGGACTCATTCGAGTCGATGCTCGCGTGGATCGGCCACATCGACCGTCACAACCCCGACCACCTCTGGCGTCACGCGGCCGGCCTCAACTACGGGGACTGGCTCGGCGTCGAGGAGGAAACCGATCGCGAGTTACTCGCTACTGCGTATTTCGCCCGTAGCCTGGAACTGACGGCAGCTGCAGCTGATGTGTTGCACGCGACGAGTGAGGCCGCGCGGCTTCGCGCCCTCCGGCTCGAAGTCGTCGACGCCTTCAGGCGGGAGTTCCTCGACAGCTCGACAGGCGTACTGCGGAGCGATACGCAAACGGCTTATTGTCTCGCGCTCGCCTTCGACCTCATCAACCCCGGGGAGCTCCCCTTGGTGGCCTCGCGGCTCGTCGATGCCGTCGAAAGGCGCGGCCCCGCGCTGACGACCGGCTTCATCGGGGTGGCGCTGCTGTTGCCGACGCTGTCCCTCATCGGCCGGTCAGATCTCGCGTGGGCGCTGGCACGCAGACGGGAGTACCCCTCGTGGTTGTACTCGGTCGATCACGGAGCGACGACGATCTGGGAACGGTGGGACGGCTGGACGACGACCGACGGATTCCAGTCGGCCCAGATGAATTCGTTCAATCATTACTCGCTCGGATCCATCGACGAATGGTTCTACGCCTACGCCGCCGGTATCCGACAGTCCCGGAACTCTCTCGCTTTCGCTGATCTCGAGATGGAACCGGCAGTCGACGCCGCCGTGGGTCACGTCGCCGCCTCGTTCGAGTCACCTCGAGGCCTGATCCGCA